From a region of the Paenibacillus lutimineralis genome:
- a CDS encoding stalk domain-containing protein, with translation MKKRITVRLFTFIFVLSLVLPGQASMEASSQEPIIKDGNLEKAIRSWIVKKEDEPLTKEDLESLTVVSLSGKGIKDLQGLEYAVNITDLDLDINEITDLTPLKKLSKIHTLSLKANKISSIEELSTLKELKYLEISWNQVSSLDVVKQLPRLIELEADHNQISNVQALSSAAELTYLKMVDNAIEDIAPLGNIKKLTYLNVSNNKIKDFSPLRMLSKSLTYLGIDGDRVTDLKMLEGFNNLEGLSANNNNIESLDPIAKLTKLSTLDLSSNKIKDLEPLNHLSKLDTLYLDNNRVWNLEPLRNLKALRILNLNNNRVWDLEPIQNNSFDFHWDTGAERYGLQLNANYLDLSQGTPTYKIFKKLNADPYGVMSQRKTQRLVIGSKTAYLGDSIYNITAAPFIQTGRTYVPIRFVSEKLGANVNWNQNTKEVTIQKDGTTIRWHVGNKQVKVNQQTVMFDAPLLLKNNSTFVPVRFVSEQLNTSVEYLGSKKMVIIFENRTA, from the coding sequence ATGAAGAAACGTATTACTGTACGATTATTTACTTTTATTTTTGTCCTAAGTTTGGTCCTTCCAGGACAAGCTTCGATGGAAGCGTCTAGCCAAGAACCGATTATTAAGGATGGAAATCTCGAAAAAGCGATTCGTTCATGGATAGTTAAAAAAGAAGATGAACCACTTACCAAGGAGGATTTAGAATCTCTCACTGTTGTATCTTTATCAGGTAAAGGAATTAAAGATCTGCAGGGATTGGAGTATGCCGTCAATATCACGGATCTCGATTTAGACATTAATGAGATTACTGATCTTACACCGCTAAAGAAACTCTCAAAGATCCATACTCTCAGCCTCAAAGCAAATAAAATTTCATCGATTGAGGAATTGTCTACTCTGAAGGAGCTGAAATATCTAGAAATAAGTTGGAATCAGGTCTCATCCTTGGATGTAGTGAAACAATTGCCTCGTCTAATTGAGTTGGAAGCCGACCACAATCAAATTTCGAATGTTCAAGCTCTCTCTAGTGCCGCAGAATTAACGTATTTGAAAATGGTCGACAATGCGATAGAAGACATAGCTCCTCTCGGCAACATAAAAAAGCTGACATATCTCAATGTATCTAACAATAAGATTAAGGATTTCTCGCCGCTACGGATGCTTTCCAAAAGTCTGACGTATCTGGGGATTGATGGCGACCGGGTTACTGATCTTAAGATGCTCGAAGGATTTAATAATCTCGAAGGTCTCTCTGCTAATAACAATAACATCGAGAGTCTTGACCCTATAGCGAAATTAACTAAATTGTCTACATTGGATCTATCCTCCAACAAGATTAAAGATTTAGAACCGTTAAACCATTTGAGCAAGCTGGATACCCTATACTTGGATAACAACCGAGTGTGGAATTTGGAACCGTTAAGAAATTTGAAAGCCCTAAGAATCCTAAATTTGAACAACAACCGAGTGTGGGATTTGGAGCCGATTCAAAATAATAGCTTTGATTTTCATTGGGATACGGGGGCGGAACGATACGGACTGCAGTTGAACGCTAACTACTTGGACTTAAGCCAAGGAACCCCAACCTATAAAATATTTAAAAAATTGAATGCAGATCCTTATGGTGTTATGTCTCAGCGTAAGACTCAACGCTTGGTTATCGGCAGCAAGACAGCCTATTTGGGCGACAGTATCTACAATATAACAGCAGCGCCATTCATTCAGACAGGCCGTACCTACGTGCCTATTCGTTTCGTTTCCGAGAAACTTGGGGCAAATGTAAATTGGAACCAGAATACGAAAGAGGTTACGATTCAAAAAGACGGTACAACGATTCGTTGGCATGTGGGGAATAAGCAGGTTAAGGTAAACCAGCAAACCGTGATGTTCGACGCTCCTTTGCTACTGAAAAATAACAGCACTTTCGTTCCTGTACGCTTTGTGTCGGAGCAGCTTAATACTTCTGTTGAATATTTAGGCAGCAAAAAAATGGTCATCATATTCGAGAATAGGACCGCATAA
- a CDS encoding stalk domain-containing protein, with product MKVKRGLRVLLPILGACTIFVGTAMASNSVGLFVNGKALSTEETTIESGKVIAPVRDLAEAMGGHVTWDKETHLANIQTGITKNMVEDWIRKQGNEKRDYYFDDLSFEEMNVDGDAEPEVLVRIDGGVHLGDFFIFDKQSNGSYKLIFEQPWHVESWNIENFRADGMNPLFNIVTRTGGTDSDVRESHLMYMNDSGVWTEAWKGTLKDRSVFQGKYHVAMGSYQFNDDNGELIYWQTEMDASLEDNKQEGDSKTTMKIFNLQQGKFIEKK from the coding sequence ATGAAAGTAAAAAGAGGTTTGCGAGTGTTACTTCCAATTTTGGGAGCGTGTACAATCTTTGTCGGAACTGCTATGGCTAGCAATTCGGTTGGTCTGTTCGTTAATGGTAAGGCGTTGAGTACTGAAGAAACTACAATTGAAAGTGGAAAGGTTATTGCCCCAGTACGAGATTTGGCGGAAGCAATGGGTGGTCACGTAACATGGGATAAGGAGACTCATTTGGCAAACATTCAAACAGGAATTACAAAGAATATGGTTGAAGATTGGATACGAAAGCAAGGCAATGAAAAGAGGGACTATTATTTTGATGATTTATCCTTTGAAGAAATGAATGTAGATGGGGATGCCGAACCAGAAGTACTTGTGCGAATTGATGGAGGGGTACATCTTGGTGATTTCTTTATCTTTGACAAACAGTCCAACGGTTCATATAAATTAATCTTTGAGCAACCGTGGCATGTCGAGTCTTGGAACATTGAGAATTTTCGTGCTGATGGAATGAATCCTTTATTTAATATAGTCACGCGCACAGGCGGAACAGATAGCGATGTTAGGGAATCTCATCTAATGTATATGAACGATTCTGGAGTATGGACAGAAGCTTGGAAAGGTACTCTTAAAGACCGCTCTGTATTTCAAGGTAAATATCATGTTGCCATGGGTAGCTACCAGTTCAATGATGATAATGGGGAACTTATCTATTGGCAGACTGAAATGGACGCATCCTTAGAGGACAACAAGCAAGAGGGAGACTCAAAGACCACGATGAAGATTTTTAATCTTCAACAGGGAAAGTTTATTGAGAAGAAGTGA
- a CDS encoding SRPBCC family protein encodes MTIGENELIVSREYDVPRELVFRAWTTPDLLAKWWGPQGFRNTFHECDMRPGGTWKFTMHGPDGVDYPNHNVFVELVPTERVVIDHLNVHEFRVTATFEGFDGRTRVTFRQLFKKKEEFEQAKSICIEANEQLLDRLGKVLTELAD; translated from the coding sequence ATGACGATAGGTGAAAATGAACTTATTGTTTCGCGCGAGTACGATGTCCCGCGGGAGCTTGTGTTTCGAGCATGGACGACCCCTGATTTGTTAGCAAAGTGGTGGGGACCGCAAGGCTTCAGGAATACGTTCCATGAGTGCGATATGAGGCCGGGAGGTACGTGGAAGTTCACCATGCACGGACCGGATGGAGTGGATTATCCTAACCATAATGTCTTTGTTGAGCTCGTGCCGACGGAGCGGGTCGTGATTGATCATCTAAACGTTCATGAATTTCGGGTAACGGCTACCTTTGAGGGCTTCGATGGCCGCACCAGGGTCACCTTCCGTCAACTTTTCAAGAAAAAAGAGGAGTTTGAACAAGCTAAGTCCATCTGCATAGAAGCTAATGAACAGCTGCTTGACCGACTTGGCAAGGTGCTGACTGAATTGGCCGACTAG
- a CDS encoding SRPBCC family protein, with amino-acid sequence MNERFVKHGTFVVERIYAAPPERVYHAWADPMAKAKWFSKPEIFDFQVGGREYSSGGPPEGPIFTFDAIYQELIPEQRIVYTYTLDSGGVRISVSITTVELIKVEDGTKLIFTEQGAFFDGHDTPEMREHGTNIMLDTLGKVVEGEVGA; translated from the coding sequence ATGAACGAACGATTCGTCAAGCATGGAACCTTCGTCGTAGAACGGATTTATGCCGCTCCACCGGAGCGAGTGTATCACGCATGGGCCGACCCGATGGCTAAAGCCAAGTGGTTCTCGAAGCCAGAGATCTTCGATTTCCAGGTTGGCGGACGCGAGTACAGCAGCGGCGGGCCGCCGGAAGGGCCAATCTTTACCTTCGATGCCATCTATCAGGAGCTCATTCCAGAGCAGCGTATTGTCTATACGTACACACTGGATTCGGGCGGCGTACGCATCTCCGTCTCGATCACAACGGTCGAGCTTATCAAGGTAGAGGACGGTACGAAGTTGATTTTTACAGAGCAGGGTGCATTCTTTGACGGACATGATACACCAGAAATGCGAGAACACGGTACAAACATCATGTTGGACACACTAGGCAAGGTAGTAGAAGGGGAGGTAGGAGCATGA
- a CDS encoding MerR family transcriptional regulator, whose product MKRHWKVGDLAKLTGLTVRTLRFYDQIGLFSPSGQTESGHRLYNELDLSRLHQILSLKELGLSLEEIKSALNGGKISPLEIVGLQIDQIIEQIKRQQKLLEQLRYVSKLMQGKAELTVEDFTSLLQAMKMRFEKPVIERQTSWERHLDLLGDFLSEENGIPKHKEEKN is encoded by the coding sequence ATGAAGAGACATTGGAAGGTTGGAGATCTGGCCAAGCTGACGGGGCTTACCGTACGAACCTTGCGGTTTTATGATCAAATCGGATTGTTCTCTCCGTCGGGACAAACGGAATCCGGCCACAGGCTGTACAATGAATTGGACTTGTCACGTTTGCACCAGATATTATCACTTAAGGAGCTGGGATTATCTCTCGAGGAGATTAAATCGGCCCTAAATGGTGGGAAGATCAGTCCACTTGAGATCGTAGGACTGCAGATAGACCAAATCATAGAACAGATTAAACGGCAGCAGAAACTATTGGAGCAGCTAAGATATGTATCCAAACTTATGCAGGGCAAGGCGGAATTAACCGTTGAAGATTTCACGAGCCTTCTGCAGGCGATGAAGATGAGATTTGAAAAACCGGTTATTGAGCGGCAAACGAGTTGGGAGCGACATTTGGACCTGTTGGGAGACTTTCTTTCCGAAGAGAACGGAATTCCGAAACATAAGGAGGAAAAAAATTAA
- a CDS encoding leucine-rich repeat domain-containing protein, protein MEFIKLNCPNCNGRIEYKEGHTLKCPYCGTELMLKENNVYYVDQTINNYYGTTPANTTARPNLNLKALLIAPIVIIGVLFGYFLLYSNQAEHDSHKEISVRTMPESEVLQYFLRDIFNKGEAMPTKEEIASIRYLSTHYSEDQWHFDYSLDDPFTNEQAEISSYVITDKLLNTQRIEQKDFEAFTGLTALKLMNEYEISQSREVRFQHMQGLKSYSAGFNESFGSFAQYFGDKTKIVELSTQIRSNAEMALLLEFPNLQSLEITYVDESVTDFHLLNQLPLRSLSITYINDLKWLSSLTSLESLTVNYSEATDFKPLYSLSQLQELKFKMVKNLKTLDFVQNMPSLQSFDLEGVGITSLERLRNKTSLTNLRVSYLSKLDNIDAVNSLTSLTELSMTGYHGTVPSIALPNLKKAELIDSFIPKLEAPALKSLTVYEGISNDLDGAKLVKYPQLEQLTVMEYGNFIGISSLNRLPSLQVLNLNETAFFDETSALFNLQHVKTINCNECRFQINSQHPFANSTLEHLTLNQASIRIGNGDWLHEMDKVMPYFADFAALRSFTVQDSSLQSLSFMKNWQHIEVLHLENNAISDVEPLVNLPHLQKLYILGNQVQNKSVLNKGILIY, encoded by the coding sequence GTGGAATTCATTAAACTAAATTGTCCGAATTGTAATGGGAGAATTGAATACAAAGAAGGACATACCTTAAAATGCCCTTATTGTGGAACTGAATTAATGTTGAAGGAGAATAACGTCTATTATGTTGACCAGACGATTAATAATTATTATGGAACAACTCCTGCTAATACAACAGCTCGTCCAAATCTCAATTTAAAAGCGCTTCTGATTGCGCCGATCGTAATCATTGGTGTATTGTTTGGATACTTTCTTTTGTACAGCAATCAAGCGGAACACGATAGTCATAAAGAAATATCTGTTCGAACAATGCCTGAAAGCGAAGTTCTCCAGTACTTTTTAAGAGATATTTTTAATAAAGGTGAAGCGATGCCTACTAAAGAAGAAATCGCAAGTATCCGTTATTTGTCTACCCACTATTCTGAAGATCAGTGGCATTTTGATTATAGCCTTGATGATCCATTTACGAACGAGCAGGCTGAAATATCCAGCTATGTGATCACGGATAAACTATTAAATACACAAAGAATTGAACAAAAAGACTTTGAAGCCTTCACCGGACTGACGGCCTTAAAACTGATGAACGAATATGAAATTTCACAAAGTCGGGAAGTTCGTTTTCAACATATGCAAGGATTAAAAAGCTATTCGGCCGGCTTTAATGAATCATTTGGTTCGTTTGCACAGTATTTTGGCGATAAGACGAAAATAGTAGAACTCTCCACGCAAATTCGAAGTAATGCGGAAATGGCTTTACTATTAGAGTTTCCCAATTTACAATCGCTTGAAATAACATATGTCGATGAGTCCGTTACTGACTTTCATCTTTTGAATCAACTACCATTAAGATCCTTATCAATAACGTATATCAATGATTTGAAGTGGTTGTCTTCTTTAACGAGTTTAGAGTCATTAACAGTAAATTATAGTGAAGCGACCGATTTCAAACCGTTATACTCACTAAGTCAATTACAAGAATTGAAGTTTAAAATGGTGAAAAATCTAAAAACGCTTGATTTTGTACAAAACATGCCTAGCTTGCAGTCGTTTGATCTTGAGGGTGTTGGCATTACGAGTTTAGAACGCCTTAGAAATAAGACATCGTTGACGAATCTGCGAGTGTCTTACCTTTCAAAATTAGATAATATTGATGCTGTGAACAGTTTGACTTCACTGACCGAGTTATCGATGACTGGTTATCACGGTACTGTACCATCGATCGCATTACCAAATTTAAAGAAAGCGGAATTAATAGATTCTTTCATACCAAAGTTAGAGGCGCCTGCGTTAAAATCTTTAACTGTTTATGAAGGGATATCTAATGATTTAGATGGGGCAAAGTTAGTGAAATACCCGCAATTAGAACAACTTACAGTGATGGAGTATGGAAACTTTATAGGTATTAGTTCTTTAAATCGTCTGCCAAGTCTACAAGTATTAAATCTAAATGAGACGGCTTTTTTCGATGAGACGAGTGCATTATTCAATCTGCAGCATGTAAAAACGATAAATTGTAATGAATGTAGGTTCCAAATTAATAGTCAGCATCCATTTGCGAATAGCACGCTAGAACATCTAACCTTGAATCAAGCATCTATTCGAATAGGTAATGGAGACTGGTTGCATGAAATGGATAAGGTGATGCCTTATTTTGCCGATTTTGCAGCCCTGCGTTCATTCACGGTTCAGGATAGCTCACTCCAATCGTTAAGTTTTATGAAAAATTGGCAACATATCGAGGTGCTCCATTTAGAGAATAACGCCATTTCAGATGTAGAACCTTTAGTGAATCTGCCCCATTTGCAGAAATTATATATTTTAGGTAATCAAGTGCAAAACAAGTCTGTTCTTAACAAGGGGATTTTGATTTATTGA
- a CDS encoding alpha/beta hydrolase family protein, giving the protein MRFWEIGLIVVNFGLLYWVVITNKKGGRGLFIPLGIAFSLVIVQIVVEGGRWEMVPAYLTPLLLTAYFSIGKRKKGGRSRIAITVQAVLLTVYLLVSVAPPAVLPVFSFDEPTGPYAVGTTVYHWVDNERREAYSDNPADRRELMAQIWYPAAEGGGKERSPYLWNASKMTKAISSKMMSLPAFALSHLGLIKTHALAEATLSDSASPYPVLIFSHGMNGYRNQNMYQLEELASHGYIVIAIDYAYEAAASVYPDGRVAVSETDPNLTSNAQYGMHIPLWTSDATFVLNQVEKLNQNDAAGRFSGKIDLDRIGMLGHSFGGAVTVQMLKNDSRVKAALSMDGGFYGPPVSDKGFGKPFFMMYADETYSKIMTSYDDVAEQFGGVSRKVFEAPRKEYIQKSGYALAGGGLSILIPGSKHASYTDLALFSPLLGLSGADPRRDHRIVNEFSVAFFDRYLKGKEDSALQDLAAKYPEVNFKVNN; this is encoded by the coding sequence ATGAGATTTTGGGAAATAGGCTTGATCGTGGTTAATTTTGGCCTGTTGTACTGGGTGGTAATCACGAACAAGAAGGGTGGCCGGGGATTGTTTATCCCTTTAGGGATCGCCTTCAGTTTGGTAATTGTGCAGATTGTCGTGGAAGGTGGACGGTGGGAGATGGTTCCGGCCTACTTGACGCCACTCTTATTGACGGCTTATTTCTCCATTGGCAAGCGGAAGAAGGGCGGCAGAAGCAGGATTGCGATTACGGTTCAAGCGGTGCTATTGACCGTATATTTGTTGGTCTCGGTTGCGCCGCCTGCGGTGCTGCCGGTATTCTCGTTTGATGAACCAACGGGACCCTATGCGGTCGGAACGACGGTTTATCATTGGGTTGACAATGAGCGGCGAGAAGCATATTCGGATAACCCTGCCGATCGGCGCGAGCTGATGGCGCAAATTTGGTATCCGGCTGCCGAAGGCGGCGGGAAAGAGAGGAGCCCTTATCTCTGGAACGCGTCTAAGATGACGAAAGCCATATCAAGCAAAATGATGAGCCTTCCGGCTTTTGCACTAAGCCATCTAGGGTTGATCAAAACGCATGCCTTGGCAGAGGCCACGCTTTCGGATTCGGCGAGCCCGTACCCGGTTCTGATTTTTTCCCATGGGATGAACGGGTATCGCAATCAGAATATGTACCAGCTAGAGGAGCTTGCCAGCCACGGCTACATCGTAATAGCTATCGATTATGCCTATGAAGCTGCCGCCTCCGTTTACCCTGACGGAAGGGTCGCCGTGAGTGAAACCGACCCCAACTTGACTTCCAATGCCCAGTATGGAATGCACATCCCGCTTTGGACCAGCGACGCTACGTTTGTGCTCAATCAAGTGGAGAAGCTTAATCAGAACGATGCTGCAGGTCGATTTTCCGGCAAAATCGATCTTGATCGAATCGGCATGCTTGGACATTCATTCGGTGGAGCCGTTACGGTGCAAATGTTAAAGAATGATTCACGTGTGAAGGCTGCCCTTAGTATGGATGGAGGGTTCTATGGTCCGCCGGTTTCAGACAAAGGATTCGGAAAGCCGTTCTTCATGATGTATGCAGACGAGACGTACAGCAAAATAATGACTTCTTACGATGATGTCGCCGAACAGTTTGGCGGGGTAAGCCGCAAAGTGTTCGAAGCCCCAAGGAAAGAATATATCCAAAAATCGGGCTATGCTCTGGCAGGCGGAGGGTTATCGATCCTTATTCCGGGTTCAAAGCATGCAAGCTACACCGATCTCGCGTTATTCTCTCCGCTGCTCGGCCTCAGCGGCGCAGACCCGCGGCGCGACCACCGCATCGTGAACGAATTCAGTGTTGCCTTCTTCGATCGGTATTTAAAAGGGAAGGAAGATTCTGCGCTGCAAGATCTGGCCGCCAAGTACCCGGAAGTGAATTTCAAGGTGAACAACTAA